From one Halothece sp. PCC 7418 genomic stretch:
- the atpF-Na gene encoding Na+-translocating F1F0-ATP synthase, F0 subunit B, producing MLFDWFTFFAQIINFVILVYLLWRFLYRPINKVMDDRQRQLQERWNDAREQEEKAQQEAQKYRDQQAELEAQREALISEAKAEAEQKRQQLRQSAREEIQQRREQWQEALQQEKESFYARSRQKLQQETITICRRVLQDLADAELEDQAIALFLERLKDQSNNEETELSNLKNTGIEDVVVWSGFELSSPQRQQIALTLEKQNLTHSNAITFETNPDLIFGIEARFGDHEVRWSVDDYLQDLDRTFSELFTTNISH from the coding sequence GTGTTATTTGATTGGTTTACCTTTTTTGCCCAAATTATTAACTTTGTCATCTTAGTCTATTTACTTTGGCGGTTTTTGTATCGACCGATTAATAAGGTGATGGATGACCGTCAACGTCAACTGCAAGAACGCTGGAATGATGCACGAGAACAAGAGGAAAAAGCCCAACAAGAAGCCCAGAAATATCGCGATCAACAAGCGGAACTGGAAGCGCAACGGGAGGCTTTGATCTCAGAAGCAAAAGCAGAAGCGGAACAAAAACGTCAACAATTACGGCAATCGGCACGGGAAGAAATTCAACAACGGCGGGAACAATGGCAGGAGGCTTTACAACAAGAAAAAGAATCTTTCTATGCGCGATCGCGCCAAAAATTACAGCAAGAAACCATCACCATTTGTCGTCGGGTTTTGCAAGATTTAGCAGATGCAGAGTTAGAAGATCAAGCCATTGCTCTCTTTTTAGAACGCTTAAAAGATCAGAGTAATAATGAGGAAACTGAATTATCTAACCTTAAAAATACAGGAATTGAAGATGTTGTGGTTTGGAGTGGCTTTGAGTTATCCTCCCCGCAACGACAGCAAATTGCCCTCACCCTTGAAAAGCAAAACCTTACCCATAGTAATGCGATTACCTTTGAAACCAATCCCGATCTAATTTTTGGGATTGAAGCCCGATTTGGCGATCATGAAGTGAGATGGAGTGTTGATGATTATCTGCAAGATTTAGATCGTACATTTTCTGAATTATTTACCACTAATATTAGTCATTAG
- the atpC-Na gene encoding Na+-translocating F1F0-ATP synthase, F1 subunit epsilon, translated as MMNLKIVLPTKVFLEQEARKVSAEAENGAFVLLPQHIDYATSLVPGILSFDDTYRQEQFVAVDEGLLVKVGQEVLVSVKRAIGGTDLEALEQLVDEEFRRLDEIEQKTRAAIARLEVNFRRHLYGSGG; from the coding sequence ATGATGAATCTGAAAATCGTTTTGCCGACAAAGGTGTTTCTGGAACAAGAAGCGCGAAAAGTCTCCGCAGAAGCCGAAAATGGGGCATTTGTCCTGTTACCGCAACACATTGACTATGCCACCTCCCTTGTGCCTGGCATTCTTTCCTTTGATGATACGTATCGCCAAGAACAGTTTGTTGCGGTGGATGAAGGGCTGTTGGTGAAAGTGGGTCAGGAGGTTTTAGTGTCGGTCAAACGGGCGATTGGAGGAACCGATTTGGAAGCATTAGAACAATTGGTGGATGAGGAGTTTCGCCGTTTGGATGAAATTGAACAAAAAACTCGGGCCGCGATCGCGCGGTTGGAAGTCAATTTTAGGAGACATCTCTATGGTTCAGGAGGATAG
- the atpE-Na gene encoding Na+-translocating F1F0-ATP synthase, F0 subunit C, whose translation MDKTMNDLSLIGIVSIFTAGITIGLGAIGPAIGEGLALANALRALAQQPDKANTITRTLFVGMAFVESTAIYCFVISIILIFANPFWNHFLNQAGG comes from the coding sequence ATGGATAAGACGATGAACGATCTAAGTTTAATTGGTATTGTTTCGATTTTCACCGCAGGAATAACCATTGGCTTAGGCGCGATCGGACCTGCGATTGGGGAAGGGTTAGCCCTCGCCAATGCTTTAAGGGCGTTAGCGCAACAACCCGACAAAGCCAACACGATTACGCGAACCTTATTTGTAGGGATGGCGTTTGTGGAATCAACGGCGATTTACTGCTTTGTGATTTCCATTATTTTGATTTTCGCGAACCCATTCTGGAATCATTTTCTGAACCAAGCAGGAGGGTAA
- the atpA-Na gene encoding Na+-translocating F1F0-ATP synthase, F1 subunit alpha — translation MNEDNHPLTHLVETTFSQWESVLDQYRFPLQAHEVGIVKSVSSGIATVSGLFGARLDELIEFPEGLLGIAFNLDAEEIGVILLGDSEGVQAGDKVYRLGRILDVPVGEALLGRVVDGLGRPLDNKGEIETSERLPTERPARGIMERAPVEVPLQTGIKVIDALIPVGRGQRELIVGDRQIGKTAIAVDTILNQKQHNVICIYCAIAQRGAAVAKVIDRLRQHQAMDYTVVVVAPGESPPGLKYITPYAATSIGEYFRDQGRDVLIIYDDLTQHAWAYRELSLLLRRPPGREAYPGDIFYIHSRLLERATHLRDELGGGSLTALPLVETQAQNISAYIPTNLISITDGQIYLSPNLFQQGILPAVDVGKSVSRVGGKTQLPAYRRVSSDLRLSYSQFQEVEVFARFGTRLDEQTRHTLERGRRVREVLKQKESKSLTPAEQVAILFAVNNGLFDEIPLDQIKTAEARVQAVMNGELSQLRDQIQNGEKLSEEDIDTLSQALKNTTTQLQEEIRHD, via the coding sequence ATGAATGAAGATAATCATCCCCTAACCCATTTAGTTGAAACCACCTTCTCCCAATGGGAAAGCGTGCTGGATCAATATCGCTTCCCTTTACAAGCCCATGAGGTGGGAATCGTGAAATCGGTTTCCAGTGGCATTGCGACCGTTAGTGGGCTATTTGGGGCGCGTTTGGATGAATTGATTGAATTTCCCGAGGGGTTACTGGGAATTGCCTTTAACCTTGATGCGGAAGAAATTGGCGTGATTCTTCTCGGAGACAGTGAAGGAGTGCAAGCAGGCGATAAAGTCTATCGTTTGGGTCGCATTTTAGATGTTCCCGTGGGTGAGGCGTTGTTAGGGCGGGTGGTGGATGGGTTAGGTCGCCCTCTCGATAACAAAGGGGAGATTGAAACCAGTGAACGTTTACCCACAGAACGTCCAGCACGAGGGATTATGGAACGCGCCCCCGTGGAAGTGCCGTTGCAAACGGGAATTAAGGTGATTGATGCCCTAATTCCTGTGGGACGAGGACAACGAGAACTAATTGTCGGTGATCGGCAAATTGGGAAAACTGCCATTGCCGTGGATACCATTCTCAATCAAAAACAGCATAACGTGATTTGTATTTACTGCGCGATCGCGCAACGGGGTGCAGCAGTGGCAAAAGTGATTGATCGGTTGCGCCAACACCAAGCCATGGATTATACCGTGGTTGTAGTTGCCCCTGGGGAATCACCACCGGGCTTAAAATATATTACCCCTTATGCAGCGACCAGTATTGGCGAATATTTCCGCGATCAAGGTCGAGATGTCCTGATTATTTATGATGACCTTACCCAGCACGCTTGGGCATATCGTGAACTGTCTCTGCTGTTACGACGACCGCCTGGTCGAGAAGCCTATCCAGGGGATATTTTCTATATTCACTCCCGATTGCTAGAGCGAGCAACCCATCTGCGGGATGAACTCGGTGGCGGTTCTTTGACAGCCCTTCCTCTTGTGGAAACCCAAGCGCAAAATATTTCGGCTTATATTCCCACCAATTTAATTTCCATTACTGACGGTCAAATTTATCTGTCTCCGAACTTATTTCAACAGGGGATTCTTCCCGCCGTTGATGTGGGGAAATCGGTTTCTCGGGTTGGCGGAAAAACGCAACTCCCAGCCTACAGACGAGTCTCTTCTGATTTGCGTCTGTCTTATTCCCAATTCCAAGAAGTCGAAGTTTTTGCCCGTTTTGGTACTCGTTTAGATGAACAAACCCGCCATACGCTAGAAAGAGGTCGTCGGGTGCGAGAAGTCCTCAAACAGAAAGAATCGAAGTCTCTCACCCCAGCCGAACAAGTTGCGATTCTCTTTGCAGTGAATAATGGACTGTTTGATGAGATTCCGTTAGATCAGATTAAAACAGCCGAAGCACGGGTGCAAGCCGTGATGAATGGAGAATTGTCTCAACTGCGCGATCAGATTCAAAATGGAGAAAAATTGAGTGAAGAAGACATCGACACCCTCTCGCAAGCATTAAAGAACACAACCACGCAACTGCAAGAGGAGATCCGCCATGACTAA
- the atpZ-Na gene encoding Na+-translocating F1F0-ATP synthase subunit AtpZ, with translation MNTESDSRKQFQETIKHKLSERRRAREEEKREGIWFGLAMMGIVGWSVAIPTLIGVAIGIGLDAAFPQLSPSLLLVSILVGLACGCGIAWFWIQQESTTEEESEELRSQDDQ, from the coding sequence ATGAATACAGAGTCAGACTCACGAAAACAATTTCAAGAAACCATTAAACACAAGCTCTCTGAACGTCGTCGCGCCCGTGAAGAAGAGAAACGAGAAGGGATTTGGTTTGGTTTGGCGATGATGGGGATTGTGGGCTGGTCAGTGGCGATTCCCACCCTCATTGGCGTTGCCATTGGGATTGGGTTAGATGCAGCGTTTCCCCAATTATCCCCTAGTCTCCTCTTAGTTTCTATCTTAGTCGGGCTAGCTTGTGGCTGTGGGATTGCTTGGTTTTGGATTCAACAGGAAAGTACAACCGAAGAAGAGTCAGAGGAGTTGAGGAGTCAGGATGATCAGTGA
- a CDS encoding Na+-translocating F1F0-ATP synthase subunit 2 has protein sequence MISEVLEKMVAIPFGFALGSLYFWGLWQTTQRLTTTHAPLRLFLVSYFGRLMLAGVGFYGLAQGGWANVLLGLLGFLIARSLLIRRWEPKPYQEEN, from the coding sequence ATGATCAGTGAAGTCCTAGAAAAAATGGTTGCGATCCCCTTTGGATTTGCGCTGGGAAGTCTCTACTTTTGGGGACTTTGGCAAACCACCCAACGGCTGACCACCACTCATGCCCCCTTACGCTTATTTCTAGTCAGTTATTTCGGTCGTTTAATGCTAGCAGGTGTGGGCTTTTATGGGCTGGCGCAAGGCGGTTGGGCAAATGTTTTGCTGGGTTTATTGGGATTTTTAATTGCGCGATCGCTGCTGATTCGTCGCTGGGAACCGAAACCCTATCAAGAGGAAAATTAA
- the atpB-Na gene encoding Na+-translocating F1F0-ATP synthase, F0 subunit A, producing MDISPDNIIFWQRDWIVINATLVYSWLVMLILVIASWLATRDLGVDPNRVSRWQNTLEIIVDQLNTQIREGIRQEPTQFLPFIGTLFLFIGVSNVLTLFPYYESPAGSLSTAAALAICVLVAVPFYGIKNVGIVNYLKSYISPLPIMLPFNIISEISRTLSLAVRLFGNIMSTSLLVGILVVLVPLIFPAITRAFGMLVGVIQAYVFSILALVYIASGMEAQRTTKRQQEDG from the coding sequence ATGGACATTAGTCCCGATAACATCATCTTTTGGCAACGAGACTGGATTGTCATTAACGCCACTTTAGTTTATAGCTGGCTGGTGATGCTGATTTTAGTCATTGCGTCTTGGCTGGCTACCCGAGATTTAGGGGTTGATCCCAATCGCGTTTCCCGTTGGCAAAATACCCTAGAAATTATTGTTGACCAACTGAACACCCAAATCCGAGAAGGGATTCGTCAAGAACCCACTCAGTTTTTACCCTTTATTGGGACATTGTTTCTCTTTATTGGCGTATCGAATGTGTTGACCCTCTTTCCCTACTATGAATCCCCTGCGGGATCATTATCCACCGCTGCTGCTTTAGCGATTTGTGTTTTAGTGGCGGTTCCGTTTTACGGGATTAAAAATGTCGGGATTGTCAACTACCTCAAAAGTTACATCTCGCCCTTGCCAATCATGCTACCGTTCAATATTATCAGCGAGATTTCCCGAACCCTATCTCTGGCGGTGCGTTTATTTGGGAATATCATGAGTACCAGTTTGCTGGTGGGCATTTTGGTTGTCTTAGTTCCTTTAATCTTTCCTGCGATTACCCGCGCTTTTGGAATGCTAGTGGGAGTGATTCAAGCCTATGTCTTCTCGATTCTCGCTCTAGTTTACATTGCTTCGGGAATGGAAGCGCAACGCACGACCAAACGTCAACAAGAGGATGGATAA